Proteins encoded in a region of the Magallana gigas chromosome 8, xbMagGiga1.1, whole genome shotgun sequence genome:
- the LOC105317885 gene encoding U5 small nuclear ribonucleoprotein 200 kDa helicase, which yields MAGAAARALQYEYKANSNLVLQADRSLIEKRARDEPTGEVTSLVGKIAGTRMGEKAMRSKPPQMEERKVKRTKRDEAQRDMMKMKGATLLSEGIDDFVGIVYRPKTQETRQTYEVILSFIQAALGDQPRDVLCGAADEVLQVMKNDRLKDKERKKEVEELLGGLAEERFAVLVNLGKKITDWGQEEKMQTDDNIDETYGVNVQFEESEDEFQDDGDVYGEIKEVEEEEDEDEGVEAEYNDTLHTNLAGEDGGNKSDSGLHPRDIDAFWLQRKLSKHYPDDPTMAQTKAGEVLQTLKSASDDREAENQLVMLLGFDMFDFIKVLRQHRQMILYCTMLAQAQTDEEKKGIEEKMSADTELSGYLKALGATDKEDLVSEERARRQQARQSRVAADIEAMDVDQSQQKLGEVNLVDIEDLTFSQGSRLMANKRCQLPDGSYRKQRKGYEEVHVPELTPKSFETDETLLPIDRLPKYAQPAFVGFKCLNRIQSRLWKSCMESDQNLLLCAPTGAGKTNVALLCMLREIGKHINADGTINTDEFKIIYVAPMRSLVQEMVGSFGERLKSYGIRVDELTGDHQLTKEQITNTQIIVCTPEKWDIITRKGGERTYTQLVRLMIFDEIHLLHDDRGPVLEALVARTIRNIETTQEDVRLVGLSATLPNYEDVATFLRVDPAQGLYFFDNSFRPVPLEQQFIGITEKKAVKRFQIMNEIVYEKVMEHAGKNQVLVFVHSRKETGKTARAIRDMCLEKDSLGMFLKEGSMSTEVLRTEAEQVKNLELKDLLPYGFGIHHAGMAKVDRILVEDLFADRHIQVLVSTSTLAWGVNLPAHTVIIKGTQIYNPEKGRWVELSALDVMQMFGRAGRPQYDTKGEGIMITNHSELQYYLSLMNQQLPIESQFVSRMSDCLNAECVLGTVQSVKEAVDWLGYTYLYIRMLRAPSLYGVGHDMLKDDPLLQQRRKDLIHTAALTLDKNNLIKYDKKTGQIQSTELGRIASHYYCTNETIATYNQLLKPTLSEIELFRVFSLSSEFKHLTVREEEKLELLKLLERVPIPIKESIEEPSAKVNVLLQAYISQLKLEGFALMSDMVFVTQSAGRLMRAIFEIVLHRGWAQLADKALALCKMVNKRMWQSMCPLRQFKDKKMPIEVIKKIEKKNFPFERLYDLDPLEIGEFIRVPKSGKTIHKYVHLFPKLELSVHVQPITRATLRVELTITPDFQWSEEVHGTSEAFWILVEDVDSEVILHHEYFLLKSKFAQDEHVVKFFVPVFEPLPPQYFIRVVSDRWIGAETQLPVSFRHLILPEKYPPPTELLDLQPLPVSALRSPAFESLYSDKFPFFNPIQTQVFNAVYHTDENVFIGAPTGSGKTICGEFAILRMFSQNPDGRCVYVTPLEPLAQQVYAEWTAKFGGQLGKKVVLLTGETGTDLKLLAKGNIIISTPEIWDVLSRRWKVRKNVQSVNLFVVDELHLIGQEVGPVLEVICSRMRYMSAHLEHTIRVVALSSSISNAKDVSQWLGCTPTGFFNFHPNVRPVPLELHIQGLNISHNLSRIIAMAKPTYQAILRHSPRKPVIIFVPSRKQTRLTAIDILTFSAAEIQVDTETPRSRFLHVKEEDIQPFLEKITDKTLKETLSNGVGYLHEGLSDIERKAVEHLFSSGAVQVLVASRSLSWGMSVSAYLVVVMDTQYYDGKTHSYEDYPVPDVLQMIGRANRPLTDQEGKALIMCQSSKKEFFKKFLYEPLPVESHLDHCLHDHFNAEVVTKTIENKQDAVDYLTWTFLYRRMTQNPNYYNLQGVTHRHLSDHLSELVENTVSDLEQSKCISVEDEMDMTPLNLGMIAAYYYINYTTIETFSLSLNNKTKIKGLLEIISNAAEYEDVPIRHHEEAILKSLASRLPNKLSNQKYNDPHVKTNLLLQAHLSRMQLSAELQSDTEEILSKAIRLIQACVDVLSSNGWLSPALAAMELAQMVTQAMWGKDSYLKQLPHFSQDIIKRCQEKKMESIFDIMEMEDDERNELLQLTEEQMADVARFCNKYPNIEMSFDVQEKEGIHSGSPVNVLVSLEREDELVGPVVAPFFPQKREEGWWVVIGDNKSNSLLSIRRLTLQQKAKVKLDFVAPSPGHYNYTIFFMSDAYMGCDQEYKFSIDVKEGESDSESDSD from the exons ACAACATTGATGAGACATACGGTGTGAATGTACAGTTTGAAGAATCAGAGGATGAA TTTCAGGATGATGGAGACGTGTATGGTGAAATTAAAGAAGTTGAGGAAGAGGAAGATGAAGATGAAGGAGTGGAAGCTGAGTATAACGACACCCTACACACTAAT TTGGCGGGAGAAGACGGGGGTAACAAGTCAGACTCTGGCCTCCACCCCAGGGACATTGACGCCTTCTGGCTCCAGAGAAAGCTGAGTAAACACTACCCAGACGACCCCACAATGGCCCAGACCAAGGCTGGAGAAGTTCTACAGACTCTCAAG TCTGCGAGTGATGACAGAGAAGCAGAAAACCAGCTGGTCATGTTGCTGGGATTTGACATGTTTGATTTCATCAAGGTCCTTCGACAGCACAGGCAGATGA ttCTGTACTGTACCATGTTGGCACAAGCTCAGACTGATGAAGAGAAGAAGGGCATTGAGGAGAAAATGTCTGCAGACACAGAGTTGTCGGGGTACCTCAAGGCCCTAGGGGCGACAGACAAGGAGGACCTCGTGTCTGAGGAGAGGGCTAGGCGCCAACAAGCCAGACAGAGCAGGGTGGCTGCAGACATTGAGGCGATGGATGTAGATCAAAGTCAG caaaaaCTTGGAGAGGTGAATCTGGTTGACATTGAGGACTTGACCTTCAGTCAGGGCAGTCGTCTGATGGCCAACAAACGATGTCAGCTACCAGACGGCTCGTACAGGAAGCAGAGGAAAG GTTAtgaagaagtacatgtaccagagTTGACGCCAAAGTCTTTTGAAACAGATGAG ACCCTGCTGCCTATAGACAGACTACCTAAGTATGCCCAGCCTGCTTTTGTCGGTTTTAAGTGCCTGAATCGGATACAGAGCCGGCTCTGGAAGTCCTGTATGGAGTCTGACCAAAACCTCCTGCTGTGTGCTCCTACG GGAGCTGGTAAGACTAATGTAGCCTTATTGTGTATGCTGAGGGAGATAGGGAAACACATTAATGCTGATGGCACGATCAATACGGACGAGTTCAAGATCATCTACGTCGCCCCGATGAGGTCACTCGTACAGGAGATGGTTGGCAGCTTTGGAGAG AGGCTGAAGTCGTACGGTATCCGTGTGGACGAGTTGACCGGGGACCATCAGCTGACCAAGGAACAGATCACCAACACCCAGATCATCGTCTGTACTCCCGAGAAGTGGGACATCATCACCAGGAAGGGCGGCGAGCGCACCTACACTCAACTCGTCAGGCTCATGATATTC GATGAGATTCATCTTCTCCATGATGACAGAGGACCAGTTTTGGAGGCTCTAGTGGCCAG AACCATCAGAAACATAGAGACCACCCAGGAAGACGTACGACTGGTGGGGCTCAGTGCCACACTCCCCAACTATGAGGATGTGGCTACCTTCCTCCGCGTAGACCCCGCCCAGGGACTCTACTTCTTCGACAACAGCTTCCGCCCAGTGCCTCTGGAGCAGCAGTTCATCGGAATCACAGAAAAGAAAGCTGTCAAGCGTTTTCAGATCATGAACGAGATTGTGTACGAAAAAGTGATGGAGCATGCTGGGAAGAATCAG GTTTTGGTGTTTGTACACTCTAGAAAGGAGACTGGTAAGACAGCACGAGCTATCCGAGATATGTGTCTGGAGAAGGACTCGCTTGGAATGTTTCTGAAGGAGGGGTCAATGTCCACCGAGGTTCTCAGGACAGAGGCTGAACAGGTCAAG AATCTAGAGCTGAAAGACTTGCTACCCTATGGATTTGGAATCCATCATGCAGGAATGGCCAA AGTGGACCGTATCCTGGTAGAGGACCTGTTTGCCGACCGGCACATTCAGGTGCTGGTGTCCACCTCCACCCTGGCCTGGGGGGTCAACCTACCCGCCCACACGGTCATCATCAAGGGGACACAGATCTATAACCCAGAGAAGGGGCGCTGGGTGGAGCTCAGTGCTCTTGATGTCATGCAG ATGTTTGGAAGAGCTGGCCGACCCCAATACGACACAAAGGGGGAGGGGATCATGATAACCAATCACAGCGAGCTACAGTACTACCTGTCACTGATGAACCAGCAG TTACCGATTGAGAGTCAGTTTGTCAGTCGGATGTCGGATTGCTTGAATGCGGAGTGTGTTCTGGGAACTGTACAGTCTGTGAAAGAAGCAGTGGACTGGCTGG GATACACATATTTGTACATCAGAATGTTACGAGCGCCGTCGCTGTACGGTGTGGGCCATGACATGCTGAAAGATGACCCACTTCTACAGCAGCGACGTAAAGATCTGATCCACACTGCAGCCTTGACCTTGGACAAAAATAACCTGATCAAATACGACAAGAAGACTGGTCAGATCCAGAGCACGGAGCTCGGGCGCATCGCCAGTCACTACTACTGCACTAACGAGACCATTGCCACCTACAACCAGCTGCTCAAGCCTACGCTCAGCGAGATTGAGTTGTTCCGAGTGTTCTCGCTGTCATCCGAGTTCAAGCACTTAACAGTTAGAGAG gagGAGAAGCTGGAGTTGTTAAAGTTACTGGAGAGGGTACCCATCCCGATCAAAGAGAGCATTGAGGAACCCAGCGCCAAG GTGAATGTGCTGCTACAGGCCTACATCTCCCAGCTGAAGTTGGAGGGATTTGCCCTGATGTCCGACATGGTGTTTGTGACCCAGTCTGCGGGGCGATTGATGAGGGCCATATTTGAGATCGTCCTACACAGAGGCTGGGCCCAGCTGGCTGATAAGGCCCTCGCCCTCTGTAAGATGGTCAACAAGCGCAT GTGGCAGAGTATGTGTCCACTAAGGCAGTTCAAGGACAAGAAGATGCCCATTGAGGTCATCAAGAAAATCGAGAAGAAAAACTTCCCCTTTGAGCGCCTCTATGACCTTGATCCTCTGGAAATCGGAGAGTTCATCCGAGTACCAAAGAGTGGAAAAACTATCCATAAATATGTGCATCTTTTCCCCAAACTAGAACTGTCTGTGCATGTCCAGCCAATCACAAGGGCTACACTGAGAGTGGAACTGACCATCACCCCTGACTTCCAGTGGAGTGAGGAAGTTCACGGAACCTCCGAG GCGTTCTGGATCCTGGTGGAGGATGTGGACAGTGAGGTCATTCTACATCACGAGTACTTCCTGCTTAAAAG CAAATTTGCTCAGGATGAGCATGTTGTGAAGTTCTTTGTGCCTGTGTTTGAGCCACTTCCTCCCCAGTACTTCATCAGGGTTGTGTCTGACCGTTGGATAG GGGCTGAGACTCAGCTTCCCGTCTCGTTCCGTCACCTGATCCTCCCAGAGAAGTACCCCCCACCCACCGAGCTCCTGGACCTCCAGCCACTTCCTGTCTCCGCCCTCAGGAGCCCAGCCTTTGAGAGCCTCTACAGCGACAAGTTCCCCTTCTTCAACCCCATCCAGACCCAGG tgTTCAATGCTGTGTACCACACAGATGAGAACGTGTTTATTGGGGCTCCCACAGGGAGTGGAAAGACAATCTGTGGGGAGTTTGCCATCCTGAGGATGTTCTCACAGAACCCAGATGGGCGCTGTGTATATGTAACCCCGCTAGAGCCTCTGGCACAACAG GTGTATGCAGAATGGACGGCCAAATTTGGAGGACAGCTGGGGAAAAAAGTGGTTCTTTTGACAGGTGAAACTGGCACTGACCTCAAACTTCTGGCAAag GGTAACATCATCATCAGTACTCCAGAGATCTGGGACGTCCTGTCAAGGCGATGGAAAGTCAGAAAAAATGTGCAGAGTGTCAATCTCTTTGTGGTGGATGAACTCCATCTGATTGGTCAGGAAGTTGGG CCTGTGTTGGAGGTGATCTGCTCCCGTATGCGTTACATGTCGGCCCACTTGGAGCACACAATCCGAGTGGTTGCCCTCAGCTCCTCCATCTCCAATGCCAAGGACGTGTCCCAGTGGCTTGGCTGTACCCCCACAGGGTTCTTCAACTTCCACCCCAATGTCAGACCTGTGCCCCTGGAGCTACACATACAG GGTTTGAACATCAGCCACAATTTGTCCCGAATAATTGCAATGGCCAAGCCCACTTACCAGGCCATCCTGCGTCACTCACCACGTAAACCTGTCATCATCTTCGTGCCATCACGGAAACAGACACGCTTGACTGCCATTGACATTTTGACCTTCAGTGCTGCTGAGATTCAGGTTGACACAGAGACACCTAGAAGTCGCTTCCTCCACGTAAAGGAGGAAGATATCCAACCATTCCTGGAGAAGATCACAGACAAG ACCCTGAAGGAGACACTCAGTAATGGCGTGGGGTACCTCCATGAGGGCCTGAGTGACATAGAGAGGAAGGCAGTGGAGCATCTGTTCTCTAGCGGTGCTGTACAGGTGTTGGTGGCCTCTCGCAGTCTCTCCTGGGGCATGAGTGTGTCTGCCTATTTGGTGGTTGTCATGGATACCCAGTATTATGACGGAAAAACACACTC ttaTGAAGATTATCCAGTGCCAGACGTCTTACAGATGATTGGTCGAGCCAACCGTCCACTCACAGATCAGGAAG GTAAAGCTTTGATCATGTGTCAAAGTTCAAAGAAAGAATTCTTCAAGAAATTCCTGTATGAACCTCTTCCGGTGGAG AGCCACTTGGACCACTGTTTACATGATCACTTCAATGCTGAGGTGGTGACAAAGACCATTGAGAACAAACAGGATGCTGTGGACTACCTGACATGGACCTTCCTGTACAGAAGGATGACCCAGAACCCTAACTACTACAACCTTCAAG GTGTGACACACAGACATCTGTCGGACCACCTGTCTGAGCTGGTCGAGAACACGGTGTCAGATCTTGAACAGTCCAAG TGTATCAGTGTGGAGGACGAGATGGACATGACGCCGCTCAATCTGGGCATGATCGCCGCCTACTACTACATCAACTACACCACCATAG AAACTTTCAGTCTGTCTCTGAACAACAAGACAAAGATTAAAGGTCTCCTGGAGATTATCTCTAATGCCGCCGAGTATGAAGATGTTCCCATCAGACACCACGAGGAGGCCATCTTGAAATCT CTGGCCAGTCGACTGCCGAACAAGTTGTCCAACCAGAAGTACAACGACCCTCACGTCAAGACCAACCTCCTATTACAGGCCCACCTGTCCCGCATGCAGCTGTCGGCGGAGCTACAGTCCGACACTGAGGAGATACTCAGCAAG GCAATCCGCCTGATCCAGGCCTGTGTGGATGTACTGAGCAGTAACGGGTGGCTGAGCCCCGCCCTAGCAGCCATGGAACTCGCTCAGATGGTGACCCAGGCAATGTGGGGCAAGGACTCGTATCTCAAACAGCTCCCCCACTTCTCACAGGACATCATTAAGCGGTGCCAGGAAAAG AAAATGGAGAGCATCTTTGACATCATGGAGATGGAGGATGATGAAAGGAATGAGCTTCTACAGCTGACGGAGGAACAGATGGCCGACGTGGCTCGCTTCTGTAACAAGTACCCCAACATCGAGATGTCATTCGATGTCCAAGAAAAAGAAGGCATTCACAG TGGTTCCCCCGTCAATGTGCTTGTCTCCTTGGAAAGAGAAGATGAACTAGTGGGACCAGTTGTGGCACCATTCTTCCCTCAG AAACGAGAGGAAGGCTGGTGGGTGGTGATAGGGGACAACAAGTCCAACTCGTTGCTGTCCATCAGGAGACTGACCTTGCAGCAGAAGGCCAAGGTTAAACTGGACTTTGTGGCCCCCTCCCCCGGTCACTACAACTACACCATCTTTTTCATGAGCGACGCCTACATGGGCTGTGACCAGGAGTATAAATTCAGCATTGACGTGAAGGAGGGCGAGAGTGACAGCGAAAGCGACAGTGATTAG